The Desulfonatronovibrio magnus genomic sequence CAGGACTGCGCCGCATGGCGGACAGATACTCTTCCTTATCGACCTGATTCCAATCCACCACCTGCCGGATTTCCTTCTTAAGCATCAGATCCAGCCAGATGCGGGTGGCGCGGCCATTGCCCTCGCGGAACGGGTGGGCAATGTTCATCTCCACATATTTTTCGATGATTTCATCGAAATTGCCTTGCGGCATGGCGTCGATATTTTTCAGCGCGGCCTCCAGATACATCAGGGGGGCAAAGCGAAAATCCCCTTTGGCAATATTCACGTCGCGGATTTTTCCGGCGAATGGATAAATATCGTCAAACAGATAGGCATGGATAAAGGCAAGCCCTACGAAGGTGCCGACCTCTATTTTGTTGATGTCGCCAGAATCAAACAGCTTTTTGGCCTTTTGCTTGCTGATTTTTTCTTCGGCGCGAGCCAGCTCAATCTGGTCGGTGAGGCCCAGTTTGTTATCCTGAATCATCTTAGGCTCCCTCAATCTCTGCCACATGGGGCCAACGCCCTTTATAATCAGTTCGGTATCCTACAGTTGGCTTTGGTTTTTTATTCATACTTTTCACCCAACGTGTGATTATAATTTTTTTCTGACTGGACAGTCAAAAGGGGAGCA encodes the following:
- the fic gene encoding protein adenylyltransferase Fic, which gives rise to MIQDNKLGLTDQIELARAEEKISKQKAKKLFDSGDINKIEVGTFVGLAFIHAYLFDDIYPFAGKIRDVNIAKGDFRFAPLMYLEAALKNIDAMPQGNFDEIIEKYVEMNIAHPFREGNGRATRIWLDLMLKKEIRQVVDWNQVDKEEYLSAMRRSPVKDLEIKHLLKTALTDKIGDRNMFMKGIDVSYFYEGYSEFRTGEL